In the genome of Calothrix sp. PCC 6303, the window CGAAAATTCAAGAACTCAAAGACTCGATCCAAATGTTGGAGCGATTAAACGACGCAGATTTACATGACGCAATTGAGAAAAAACGGACTCAACTATTCCTGCTGGAAGAAAATGAAAAGTTAGGGGCAGTTGAATCCTCCGAAAAGCTTAAATTATTGCAGTATATGCAGCACCCAGATTTTTGGGAAGGTATGACACCCTATGAACGCAATTTAGTTTACCGAGAATTAATCGAAGTTGTTTGGTGCGATCGCGGTTCAGTTGTAGTTGTACCTAGAATTTGACCATTTTCTCGAAGTCTTTGTAACTCTTCCTCAATTGTTACACCTTTGCTCTCTAAGTGCTTGTCAAACTGCTTCACCGCTTTCATCAGTGTTTGGAGGGCTAATTTCATCTTTTCTCTGTAGCGTTGCCCTTCAAAAATAATCTATTGACTAAATATTTTTGTTAATCACGAGCAATCGAATCATTAGGTATCTCCAAAAATGAATCTGGAAACGTGGCACTACTATCTCTCTACAAGGGTTTCGGGCAATGCATAATTAATTTGTGGAGATGTCTATAGGGTATGGCTCTAAGAACAAAGCCTGCCACTCAAAGGAGCAAAAGTCTATGCTGTATTATGGGGTAGGGTTTGCTTTTAAGCAGATTATAGGCTAAAATAACCATATAGTGATATAATTGGTAGAATTAACCTAACCTTCATGTCAAAAACTCTTTCTCAACAAAATTCTCCAGAACTGCTTGCTCCTGTTGCAGAGTATTTCAAAGTACTTTCTGAAACCAGTCGCTTACAGATTTTGAGCTGTCTGAGAACGGGAGCGATGAACGTTACTGAAATGGGTGAAGCGACAGGTTTGGGACAACCAAACCTATCAAAACATTTAAAAGTATTGACTCAAGCAGGTTTGATATCCCGTCAACAAAAAGGGGTTAGCGTTTACTATGCTATCAGCGACCCTGTGATTTTTAGTCTCTGTGAATTGGTATGCGATCGCATTGGTGATCAAATACAAAAGCGCGCTAAAGAATTTGAACAGATTAAAGCTTTAAGTACCCTCTCAAAATAACTATTTCCTCACCAACAAATTCACCATTTGCTCGCAGTTGATTTCTGCGGGAACATCCAGTTTTGGGAAAATGCTTCCCCTTTTCAAGAGAGATTTAGGCGGATCTGTAAGTGCCTAAAGTGACAGCCAAACACTTTTCAAAAAACCTCTGAGGTATGTGTGTAATTATTTAGCGATGGCTAAAAGTTATTTGCCTGTATTGCTCACCATAATTTTGAAATTCAGATAGTGTGATTGAATATTCAAGTTAGTTACAAATATTTCTGGAATCAGTAAAGTGAAAAAAATTAGTAAATCTGTGTTCTTGTCTAGCTTAATTGGCTTAACTTTGAGTTCTTACCCAAATCTGGCAATCCAAAGCGTTAACGCTCAAACCACAAAAGCTTGCAGTGTAACTAGTCTAAACTCTGCGTATCGCAAGTTAGGCGGACTTCCTATTCTAGAGGCAAAAACAAACGGTGCAAACTATTCCAGTACGGCTTACAGCGCTGCTAATAACCGCTTTGCCTATCTTGTTTTAGACTCTACAAAAAAAACTGTGGCGCGTGTAGACTTAAGTTATTCTACAGACAAAAAAGGTCGGAATATTGCCAGCGTTAAAGTCTGCGGAGATGTTCAGAAATCTTCAGAATTACCACTTATCAAGTTTAACTTCCTAAATGGAAAATCTATTGGGATTTATACATTTGGGACTCAAAATCTAACTTACATTGTTCCAAAACCAGCACACACAACAACTATCCAGACTGTAATTGATGCCACTTAAAGCCAATTAAAACAAATCGCAGGTACGCCCCACTGCGCTGTTTTCATGCCCAAAGGGCAGTACGCGTACTGCCCTACGGCTACCGAGCGGAGCCGGAGCGGAGCGTACCGCAGATAAGGTACGGCAGGCTTAGGGTAAAACCTACTGGCTACCGCCTTGCCCTAATTACAAATTTCAACGCCGACCTAATTATATACAGTATTTTTTTATTCCATCAAAATCAACCGCGACGAATCCAACTGCACATACCAAGGAAAAGGCTGGTCTTTAATTGTCACCCATTTTTCTTTAAAAACCTCAGCTTGCAGGTGATAATCCCCACCATTTTCAGCAGGACTTTGCAACTTCAAAAACAGTGTCATTCTATGGGGAGTTTCTATGGAATTTGCCAACCAACAAGGGAAAGTATTTTCCTGATTTGCATTTTTACTGAAACTAATTTGATGGGCGCGAATTCCAATATGGGATAAATTATTAGGGATTGGTTCAACTACTCGCAGTGTACAACCCCAATCCACAGCCTTTACAGAGTCAAACCCATTGACAACGGCTGGAGAGAAGTTTTTACAACCCGTGATTTGGGCAACTGTGACAGTTCTGGGTTGTTCAAAAACCTCTTGCTTAGAACCATATTGTATAGCTTTCCCTTGCTCCAATACTAATAAATTTGGGCAAACTCGATAAGCCTCTTCCATATTATGAGTGACAAATAAAGACACACCACCGTAATCAGCTAGCTTTGCCACCATTTCCTGTTCAAGTTGACTTCGCAGATATGTATCCAATGCTGAAAAAGGCTCATCCAATAATAGCGCTTCCGGTTGCGAAGCTAACGCCCTGGCTAATGCAACCCGTTGTTGTTGTCCCCCAGATAGCTGGTGTGGATATCTATCTCCCAACCCCGCTAATTGTACCCCTAAAAGTTGACTCTCTACCTGTACCCGCATCGCGGTAGCCGAAAGTCCTTTGGGTAAACCAAAAGCGATATTCTGGGCTACCGTGAGATGGGGAAACAAAGCGTAGTTTTGCACCAGAAAACCAATCTTGCGATCGCGTGATGGTACATTAACCTTTTTTTGCGAATCAAACAACACCCTTCCATTCAGAATAATTTGCCCAGATGTCGGTGTTTCTACCCCCGCCAAACAGCGTAAAATCATACTCTTACCAGCCCCAGAACCCCCCAATAACCCTAAAGGTTGCTTATCTGCACTGAAAGATACTTGTAAATTAAAGTCAGCTAGTTGTTTGTAGATATCAACAAAAAGCCCAGAATTAGGTATTGGGGTTGGGGAATTACTAATTTCCCCCCCTCTCCCCCTCTCCCTCTCTCCCCCTCCTCCCTTCCTCCTCTTCCCCCGTGATTCCTGCCAAATATTCACCCCAATAATCCCTGATAAAGAAGTACCCATAATTATCAGTGACCAAAACCAAGCTTCATTATTTGCTCCCCCTTCCACAGCAAAATAAATGGCTAGAGGCATTGTCTGGGTTTGTCCAGGAATATTCCCAGCTAACATCAAAGTTGCACCAAACTCCCCCAAAGCACGGGCAAAAGCCAATGTAGTCCCCGCTAAAACCCCAGGTAATGATAACGGAAACATGATGCGCCAAAATATGGTTGCGGGGGAAGCACCGAGAGTTTTTGCTACTAGTAGAAGATTTTGGTCTATTTGTTCAAAAGCACCCAAAGCCGTGCGGTACATTAAGGGGAAGGAAACAACAGTAGCTGCGATCGCCGCCCCATACCAGTTAAAAACAACACTAAACCCGCCGATCTTCTCCAGAAATTGCCCTGCCAGACCAAACTTACCGAAAAACATCAACAGCAAAAAGCCGACGACAGTAGGGGGCAAAATCAAAGGAGAAATAAATATCCCCTCAATCAATGATTTACCTTTACCGGAATATCCCAGCATCCAATATGCGGCAGCAATACCCAGAAAAAAGGTAATTCCAGTGGCAAGTAATGAAGTTTTTATTGATAACCAAAGGGGAGATAAATCTTGGGGCATAGTTTATTTAGCAATATTAATTTGGGAATCAGTTTGATTATTGACCTACACATATGAAAAACTGTTCTTCAAATATAGGTTTAGCTTGATTAATGGTTACAGCCAAACAGCAACTCTTAATCAGTAACATTTTCTTACTGTTTCTGTGTAATTACCGCCATTAAATTGACAATTATTTACCAACTTCTTCATATACCTGCTATGAATTCATTATTTTTGCTGAAGCAATTCGCTGGTTCCTCAAGATAAAAATGAGATAGATGAGTTGGATAAATTACATCCATTTTTATAGGTATCAAACTGTAAAAAACTCACGATATCAATTGGGATTTACTCGTTTAAAAAAAGAATGAAGATAAAAAAATTAATTTTCGCAGCTACTTTCATGGCAACTTGTGTAGGAATAGATATTCCTAGTGCTTTTGCAGTTTCTTCTCCTTGCTCTGTAGGGCAAAAAGCCGAAGTGCTCTGGAAAGGGAAATGGTATCCCGCAGAGGTACTCAATGTGAAAAATAATAAGTGTTATGTGACCTACGAAGGCTACGATAGCTCTTGGAATGAGTGGGTTGAAGCTAGACGCTTTCGGGCATCATTCAAAACTGGAGATTCAGTGAGAATTTTTTGGAAAGGGAAATGGTACCCAGGGAAAATTCTAAATGTAGGTAAAAACAGTTACAAAGTTACTTACACTGGCTACGATAGCTCTTGGGATGAGTCGGTTGAACCAGCACGGGTAAGTAGATAGAGTAAAATCCAGTACACCCCGCTAACGGGGTGTACTTCCGTATAGCGGGAATGGTTTTGGAGCATTATATTGATTGGAACATTCTAAATCCCTACAGGATGATAACCAACTAAAGTTTTTTGTAGAAATACAAGCCGATATCAAATATTATTAAGGCAAAATAAATCCGTATTTTTTGAGGGTAATTTTAGCCTGTTCACTAGATAAATACTTAACAAAATCTGTCGCAGCAGCCACATTTTTACTCTGCTTCAATACCCCCATTGGATATACAATTGGTGAATGATATTTCTCATCTGCCGCAACAACAGTTTTTACCTTGTTAGAAATTTTGGCATCGGTTCGATAAACCAAACCCGCATCAGCATTTCCACTTTCTACCGCAGCTAAAACTTGACGCACATTATTCGCGTAGACAAACTTTGTCTTCACTTTCTCGAAAATACCCAACTTCTTCAAAACTTGCTCTGCGTACTGTCCAGCAGGTACACTCCTGGGTTCACCAATCGCAATTTTCCTGATACTATTTCCAGTCAAGTTGAAAAAACTAGTTACACCAACTGCACTCTTAGGGACAATCAATACTAGGCGGTTTTTTGCTAAAATGCTGCGAGTGCCAGCAACCAGTTTACCTGACTGTTCCAAGGTATCTACCTGCTTTTTACCCGCAGAGATAAAAATGTCAGCCGGAGCACCTTGCTGAATTTGTTGCAACAAGGAACCAGAAGCACCAAAATTATAATTGATGGTGACTCCAGGCTTACTTTGTTGGTAGTTAGTTTTTATTTCCTCCATTACTTCCTTTAAGCTAGCGGCAGTAGATACCAACAAACTACCATTTGACTGTGCTACTAAATTCGAGGTTGACACAGATCGTAAGGGTAAACCAATTGCCAGCAATAAACTCGCAACCGTCAAACCAACGAAAGCAAAAAATCGTCTTCTGTTCATCATTGCCTGCTTATGAGAGGATTTTGTCCTAGAATTAACCGAGTCAGAGGAAGCCTCCCCGTACAACGGCAAGGTGTTTCTGATACTTGATATTATAATACCAACTTTTAACCAACCTACCAACTAAATTGGTAATGTTTATGTCTTAACCTGAGTTCGGGATAAGAAATCCTCAAAACCCTTGATTTCTCATTGTTCCGTCTGAAGCTCTGTTTTAATCTATTCTCAATAAGCCATATTGTTGATATTAGCCTCATTTGTAAGCCTTGTTGACAAAATGATTCCACTTTAATCGCTTCTTATATCACTTAGAGTTTTGCTCAATCCTTACAGAATAAGCTTTTTAGTTTCTGGCTTAACCCGAACTCAGGTGTCTTAGATTCTTGCGGCTTTTAATCTCAGCCTGTAACTAGATTATGGACGCTTAAAATTTATATACTCGGTAATTACTGATACTATACTACCAAACAAGTTGGTAGTAAGATGTATTACCAATGAAGTTGGTGTTATTTGAAATAGGTTGAGGTGTGAGGTAAATGTCTAGTATTCTCCGAAATTCCTTGTGGATTACGCCGATAGTGTTTGTAGCAAGCTTGATTTCTGCTGGTGCTGCATTTGCGAATCCAATAGCAGAATCAAAAACTCAACTGCCACAGTTGCAGTCGGATAAAGATGTTGATGTCGCTCCCCAGGGAAATGTATCCGAACAACTCCAGCAAATTAGAGACTACAGCGGTAACAGTTCCAAACCCACAGTTAGCGAGGTAATCCCCGTCTCACAACTTGGGATTGATAACAGTACGAAAGACCCAAAATCATCAATGTCACAAGTGACATCGGTATCCCAACTATCAGATGTACAACCCACAGATTGGGCGTTTCAAGCTCTACAATCCTTGGTTGAACGCTATGGGTGTATTACAGGGTATCCAAACGGCACTTTCAAAGGCAACCGAGCATTAACTCGTTATGAATTTGCTGCGGGTTTGAATGCATGTTTAAACCGGGTAAACGAACTAATTGCCACGGGTACGGCTGATATAGTTAGGAAAGAAGACCTCATAGAACTACAAAAACTGTCAGAAGAATTTGCCGATGGATTAGTTGAACTGCGAGGAAGAATCGACCCTCTGGAAGCACATACAGCAGTTCTCGAAAGTGAAGAATTTTCCATCACTACCAAGTTAAGGAGTCGTGTAAAAATAAATTGATAAACTACGTTGAATTTCTAGGGCTAATTTGATAGTTCCATTCACCATGAAAAGTATCTTTTGTGATGGCAATAGCATTGAAGTCTTCATCGGATACTTTAATACCTATTTGATACTGATTTGGGTCTACTTGTGCGTGAACTGTTAAGCCATGTTTTGTACTTGTATTACCAATCAAGCTTACAATCACCATTAAGCTATCCAAGGGTCGTCCTCGCCAGTTTTGAGAAATATGGCAGAATAATCGATGCTCGATTCGATTCCATTTGCTAGTTCCAGGTGGAAAATGGCAAACGTGAACAGTTAATCCTGTTTGCTCCGCAAACTCTTGTAATTTCAGTTTCCAGAGGCGGCTACGGTAGCTATTACTACCTCCGCAATCGGCTGTAATCAGAAGATGCTGACTATCTGGATATAATGGTTTTCCCATATTGAACCACCAATTCCGTATTGTCTCGACTGCAAACGATGCTGTGTCGTGGTCAATACCTACACTTACCCAAGCTTGATTATGTTGTAAATCGTATACGCCGTAAGGTATTGCTTTGCCTAACTCCGGGTCAACAAAGTCGTGAACTTTGACTTGAGTGGGTGACGAAGAAGGTTCCCACTCCACGCCAGAATTTTTATAGTTACCGATTAATTCTTTCTTCTTTGTGTCCACTGAAATTACTGGATGTTTCTGATTTTGGAACTGTCGTACAGTTCTATTAATGTGAACAAATTGCTGGTCTCTGTCAGGGTTATGTTTGCCTTCCTGAGTTTTGCGATTTCCTTGTAAGCTATAGCCCATACTTTTAAGTAAGGTTGAAACAGTTTTGCTGCATACCTTATGTCCCATGTTTTTTAACTCTGAAGCTAGTTTTGCTAAACTCTTACAACTCCAACGCAGGGGTGATTCTGGGTCTCCACGGCTTGTTGGTTCTACCAAAGAGTCTAAATCTTGCTTTAAAGTTTTATCTGCCATCGTCAATTTTTTACGTCCACCACCACGACTGCGTATCCTTGCCGTTTGCGTCGGATTTTCACTCGACAAAAGTAATTCTTCTATGCCTGAGCGAATGGTATTTTGACTTAAACCTGTTGCCTCTGATACTGCTGTAATTCCCCCATATCCTAACCCCAAAGCCTCTGTTCCTGCCCAAATCCTACGTGTTCGTTCATTTAAGTAAGGGCTTATTTCTCTGTATTTTTCTCTAATATTGATTACTGCACCCTGTTTGCGCATGATTTTTATACTGTCTTACTGTTGACATAATCCAGCATAAAATTTATTGGCAACCACTTGTTTGCTATCTTGAAGTTACGCAACTTATTTTTACATAACTCCTAAACGCTGAAGTTATTGTTAGCCTTGGAGGAGTGTTTGGTGAAGATAGAGCGCTAAATTCAGATCAATGGCGAAATATAGATGCTGCACCCAATGAAACGGTGAGAAATACAAGGAAAACAGCAGCTTTTGGATCTGCTGGTTCCAAATTACAAGACAACGTAGTTTTAAGCGATCGCGTTCGCCTAAACTTAGTTACTAGCTTCACAGGGAAAGATCAATTGTTTGCTCGTTTAGAAGCCAACAACACCAATTCTTTCAGTGGGGTAGTTACAGGTACAAACATGACCCGCACGTCATGGGATGCCAACAATGACAATAATATCGTAATGGGCAAGTTGTACTACCGCTTTCCAGTGAGCGATCAACTCAACGTCATTGTTGATGCTATCGGCGGCGAGTTTTATGATAACTTCAATACCGTCAATCCTTTACTATCATCCACTCCTGTTGGTTCGCTTTCACGTTTTGGTCGTTTCTCTCCTATCTATCGGGTAAGTAATACAAGTTCAGCTAGCAATACAGGTTCTGGGGTTAGTGCTAACTTCAAATTTAGCGATGCAATTACTCTATCTGCTGGTTATCTTGCTCGTAGAGGAAGCGATCCGAATCCTGGTAGAGGTTTATTTGATGGTAGTTATGCGACTTTGGTACAGTTAGCAATCCAACCCAACAAAGATGCAACTTTGGCTCTAACATATGGACATTCATATTTGAGCGGTGGTGCTGGAGATGTCACAGTTTCGGGAAGCTATGGTAGTGCTTTTGCTAATACTCCCTTTGGTTCAACTATTGCAACTTCCAGTAATCAATATGGTTTAGAAGCTAGTTATCGTTTTAATCCGAAATTTGTTATTTCGGGTTGGACTGGATATACCCAAGCTAAAGCTCAAACTAGTTCTGGTAGCAATCCCACAACAAACGTAGTTAATAAGGGTGATCAAGCAGATATTTGGAATTGGGCTGTAACTTTAGCTTTTCCAGACTTGGGTAAGAAAGGTAATTTAGGTGGGATTATTTTTGGTCAGCCGCCGAAAGTGACAAGTAATGATTTTGGTCCTGTTGTGTTGACTCCTACTACCAATCGCCGCGAAGATAGTGATACATCTTTCCATGTAGAAGCGTTATATCGATATCAAGTTAATTCTAGCCTGTCAATTACACCGGGTTTAATTGTGATCTTTAATCCTGAACACAATAGCAATAATGACACAATTTATACGGGAGTTGTCAGAGCTACATTCCGATTTTGAGCAAGGAAGAGGAATTTAATAGACTTCCCTGCTAGCAAACGAAGAAACAAACTACAGGTGACTCAAATGCAAGCATGAATCTGGTTGTGCGATCGCTTGTCATCGAATCTACTATGCTTGCTTGAGAAGTGCGATCGCTACGTCGCCCGCAGGCATCACCTTACGTTGTACTTTCCAACCATTCTCTGTAAAAATAGTACAAAATCACCGGTTCAGATTTGCACTTTTGTGCATAGTTGAAAAATCGATCTCCAATTAGAATCAGTAAATACTTCAATATTTATATTCCTACATTTAAAAACTTCACCTTACTTAACAAGGGAAGAATATTATGGCAGTAGTAAAGTTAGAAAAACATAAAATTTATGGGCATTTAGCAGTGAAAAAAAAACTCGATATTTTGGTTGTCGATGACCATCAATTAATTTTGACTGGAACCCTGGATATATTAATTAGACAGCATCCAGAAGCCAATATACTGAAGGCTCAGACAGCTAAAGAGACACTGACTTTACTTCAATCTCAAGCATTTGACCTAATCATACTGGATTTGTCGATTCCCCATGATCAAGAGCAAATAGCAGAAATTGATACCGGAATTAAGCTTTTGCAAACTTTACTCAAAGAATATCCCGATCGCAATTTCATGGTACAAACTAGCTATGTGAAGGCGTTAATCCGGATTAAACACGAGATTGACAACCATCTAGCAGGGTTTGCGATCGCAGATAAAGGATTGCCCGAAATGGAAATGTTGATGCGGGTTAATTTAGCGCTTCAAGGTGGTACTCACACGAAAGACATCAAAACGGGGATTGAACTTAAACCCGAATGGTTGGAGGTGTTGCGCTTGGCTTTTGAAGAGAGTTTGACAGATAAAGCGATCGCCGATAGGATGTACAAGTCTGAACGAGCAGTACGTACTTACTGGACAAAAATTCAGGATGTGTTGGGAGTATACCCAGAAGACTGTAAGGAAAGCGGTAAGAATATGCGAATCCAAACCGAAATTCGTTCCCGTGAAGAAGGTTTACTTGATTAAGATGCAGGATTATTAATTCGGGATCAAGATGGGAAGGAGAATATGGAATCGCATTCACCAAGAGTTGGGGTTATGGTCACAGGCTGCACCTCCAGGGATAATGGTGTTGGTTGTGGTGATGTTGATCCGTGCTATTGGAGGAATGCAATCTTTAGAATCGATGCTCCTCGATACTATGTTACGTCTGCGTCCGGTGGAAAAACTCGATGAACGTGTCGTAATTGTGGGTATCGATGAAAAGGATATTCAATGGGTGGGACAATACCCAGTTCCAGATGAAAAAATTGCCCAGTTACTAACTAAGTTAGAAACCTATCAACCGTTAGCAATTGGATTAGATATTTTTAAAAATGTTCCTGTGGAACCTGGGAGCAAAGAACTCACGCGGTTGTTTCAGGAAAATACCAATATTATTGGGATTGAAAAAATCTTACCACCGGGAGAAACTCCCCCACCTCGAAGTTTACCACCTGAACAAATCGGATTTGTTGATTTACCTAATGATGGGGATAGCAAAAATCGACGTTATTTGTTGTACACACCTAATCCTCACAATGTTAGTCAAGATAAATATTCTCTAGCGCTACGGTTAGTTATTAAATACTTTAAAAACAATGCAATTACCATCGCCACAGGTAAAAATGACCCCAATACAATAATGTTTGGTGGGGTCGAATTACCCCGCATCACCAAAAATTTTGGTGGATACGTGAACGTTGATGATGGGGGAGTCTCAATTATGATGAACTTCCGTAACAATTCTCAGGCTTTTCGCACTGTGTCGCTACGAGATGTTCTCAACGAGAAAGTTGATGCGAAATTGTTACGCGATCGCATTGTCTTAGTTGGCAACCGCAATATGAGTACCGGGGATGTTTTTTATACATCTTCGTTGCCGAACTTAAAATTAAGCGGTCAAATTTATGGCATTGAATATCATGCTCATGTCATCAGTCAAATTCTGAGTAATGTCATCGATAATCGTCCAATGTTGAACAGTTGGGGAGATATGCAAGAGTATATATGGATATTTATTTGGGGTTTTCTACCGATTATAATTGGACGAATAACCCAATCTGTGTGGAAAAATATACTTAGTGTTGGTACAGCCGGATTTTTTCTGTTTAGCTGCGGTTATGTAATGCTGTGGGTGTGGGGTATATGGATTCCTATTGCACCGAGTTTCGTGATATTAGCGATGAATGGGGTTGGCTTGAGTGCTTTTGCATTTTACCAGCACGATCGATTCTTGCGATCGCAAATTAACGAACGTCAAAATACAATTCAAAATACTTTTACAATTATACATAATGGTCCTTTGCAAACCCTTGCCTATGGATTACAGCATCTACGTGCCCAAGATATTCCTTACGAACAGCTAGTTGGGCAATTTGAAAAACTAAATCGAGAAATTCGAGAAATTGGCGAATTTCTCAAACTTGAAGCACTAACTGAAGAAGAGAGTTTGCGTTTAGGTAGTGGATTAATCCTTGAATTAAATCGACCACTTCACGATTTATTATATGAAGTTTATTCAAGCACTTTGGAACGTCAAGACTTTGAAAACTTTCAAGCATTAAAAGTTAAAATTCGTAATTTTGACCCGATTGATGATAAGTATTTGAGTAAAGAATGTAAGCGGAGAATCTGCCTATTTCTGGAGGAAGCTTTGTGTAATGTTGGTAAACATGCTCAAGGAGTCAAGCGAGTTCAAGCATCTGGTATTTTTATTGGGAATATATATAAGCTATCGGTAAAAGATAACGGTTCAGGAATTAAATCAAAGCAAGAAAATAAAGGTACAAAAAATTCTAAAATTCTTGCCAGACAATTAGAAGGAGAATTTCGACGGGAATCACTTTCTCCTCGTGGGACTATATGCGAACTTAGTTGGATACCTATAAAAAAGTTTTAAGTTGTTTACATTTCATTACATAATTAAGTTTATCTGAGCTAATCTAACTTGCAAATAAAAGTTTGATGGCTATCAAAATAGATACATTCACGTTCATATCCGCAGGAAAGTCAGAGGATGTTCCTCGTCGTTTCACAGGCAACAGGTCTCTCTTATCTTCCATTTTCATCCGTCCTGGTGTAAGTTGATGATGGCTACTGATGAATTTTTGTATTGGTATGTGTGATTTATATTTGTGTATTATCTAAGGCAAGTGCATAAATTGATTTTGCCACGACCTATAGAATAATATCTAAGAAAATTAGCCCACTTTATTTTCATGCAATAAAACAAGTACGTATTTTGTACAATCACAGTTTTATCAATGTTTGATTCATAACAATTTGTCTAAAGTTCAAATTCTTATGAATGATTACACTAAACACGGCTGATTGCTGGACTTTTACCTGGGCAAATAACATTTTATTTGCTAATCTCTTAGCGATTTTAAACGTAAATTTTCTCCAGTATTTAGTATATTTCAACACAGGTGACGGAAAGTAAAAGTTATAGATAATTACATAATCAACAACAGCACCATGAGACATCAACCTTTTCGATTTTGGCGCAATAGCCATAGATTTACAAGCTTAGTTGTAGGAGTGCTTTTCTTGATGACTACATTCCCTGCATCTGCCGAATTTAAACCACGCGATCGCAAACCAGCTAGCGGCAATACTAGTGCGGGTGGTTCCCGTGGATGTTCAAGTAGCGGTATCCCCCTAACGCAACTTGCACCTCAGACATTTGTCGGTAAAACTGCCTCTGCACGTCCAACGTTTGCTTGGTATATGTCAAGTTCTCAAAATGTGCGATTCCGACTGTTTGAATTTAATTCTGCAAAAAGCGTGAAACAACTTGGCAAAGTTCAAGAAATACCCACGATAGTTGGGATTAATCAGCTAAAACTTCCCCTCAAGTACCCTGAACTCACAGTAGGTAAAACCTATTTATGGCAAATCGCCATTGATTGCAACAATGACACAATTCTTAACCAAGCAGAATTTACCGTCATCCAACCTCAATCACTCCCCAAAAGCCAGTTTACTACTATTTCCGAAAGGGTCAATTATTATGCTGAAAATGAACTGTGGTATGAAGCAATGGAAGAAGCATTGAAAGCAACCGATAATGCTAAACTGGGAGAAATTGGGACAACTTTAGTTCAACAACTTGCACAGTCAGAAATATCAACTGGTAGTGACAGCAACATAGATCTAAAAAATATTCAGCAACGAATTGAACATCTCCAGAAAATTGCGAGCGAAAACTGAGAGGAAATAGAAACAAACGAATCAACGTACTTATAATTAGACTAGGTTCGCTTAACTGCGTAAAAGAGTTAAGATGCTTTCTTATTAGCTGTATGTCAGATTTATTATGTCTAAACCAAAAATTTTGCAAGAAGGACAGACGTACACTTTTCGTTCTTACTTTGAGTT includes:
- a CDS encoding ArsR/SmtB family transcription factor; protein product: MSKTLSQQNSPELLAPVAEYFKVLSETSRLQILSCLRTGAMNVTEMGEATGLGQPNLSKHLKVLTQAGLISRQQKGVSVYYAISDPVIFSLCELVCDRIGDQIQKRAKEFEQIKALSTLSK
- the modB gene encoding molybdate ABC transporter permease subunit, producing the protein MPQDLSPLWLSIKTSLLATGITFFLGIAAAYWMLGYSGKGKSLIEGIFISPLILPPTVVGFLLLMFFGKFGLAGQFLEKIGGFSVVFNWYGAAIAATVVSFPLMYRTALGAFEQIDQNLLLVAKTLGASPATIFWRIMFPLSLPGVLAGTTLAFARALGEFGATLMLAGNIPGQTQTMPLAIYFAVEGGANNEAWFWSLIIMGTSLSGIIGVNIWQESRGKRRKGGGGERERGRGGEISNSPTPIPNSGLFVDIYKQLADFNLQVSFSADKQPLGLLGGSGAGKSMILRCLAGVETPTSGQIILNGRVLFDSQKKVNVPSRDRKIGFLVQNYALFPHLTVAQNIAFGLPKGLSATAMRVQVESQLLGVQLAGLGDRYPHQLSGGQQQRVALARALASQPEALLLDEPFSALDTYLRSQLEQEMVAKLADYGGVSLFVTHNMEEAYRVCPNLLVLEQGKAIQYGSKQEVFEQPRTVTVAQITGCKNFSPAVVNGFDSVKAVDWGCTLRVVEPIPNNLSHIGIRAHQISFSKNANQENTFPCWLANSIETPHRMTLFLKLQSPAENGGDYHLQAEVFKEKWVTIKDQPFPWYVQLDSSRLILME
- a CDS encoding agenet domain-containing protein — its product is MKIKKLIFAATFMATCVGIDIPSAFAVSSPCSVGQKAEVLWKGKWYPAEVLNVKNNKCYVTYEGYDSSWNEWVEARRFRASFKTGDSVRIFWKGKWYPGKILNVGKNSYKVTYTGYDSSWDESVEPARVSR
- the modA gene encoding molybdate ABC transporter substrate-binding protein, producing the protein MNRRRFFAFVGLTVASLLLAIGLPLRSVSTSNLVAQSNGSLLVSTAASLKEVMEEIKTNYQQSKPGVTINYNFGASGSLLQQIQQGAPADIFISAGKKQVDTLEQSGKLVAGTRSILAKNRLVLIVPKSAVGVTSFFNLTGNSIRKIAIGEPRSVPAGQYAEQVLKKLGIFEKVKTKFVYANNVRQVLAAVESGNADAGLVYRTDAKISNKVKTVVAADEKYHSPIVYPMGVLKQSKNVAAATDFVKYLSSEQAKITLKKYGFILP
- a CDS encoding ISAzo13-like element ISCasp1 family transposase, which encodes MRKQGAVINIREKYREISPYLNERTRRIWAGTEALGLGYGGITAVSEATGLSQNTIRSGIEELLLSSENPTQTARIRSRGGGRKKLTMADKTLKQDLDSLVEPTSRGDPESPLRWSCKSLAKLASELKNMGHKVCSKTVSTLLKSMGYSLQGNRKTQEGKHNPDRDQQFVHINRTVRQFQNQKHPVISVDTKKKELIGNYKNSGVEWEPSSSPTQVKVHDFVDPELGKAIPYGVYDLQHNQAWVSVGIDHDTASFAVETIRNWWFNMGKPLYPDSQHLLITADCGGSNSYRSRLWKLKLQEFAEQTGLTVHVCHFPPGTSKWNRIEHRLFCHISQNWRGRPLDSLMVIVSLIGNTSTKHGLTVHAQVDPNQYQIGIKVSDEDFNAIAITKDTFHGEWNYQISPRNST
- a CDS encoding response regulator transcription factor, which gives rise to MAVVKLEKHKIYGHLAVKKKLDILVVDDHQLILTGTLDILIRQHPEANILKAQTAKETLTLLQSQAFDLIILDLSIPHDQEQIAEIDTGIKLLQTLLKEYPDRNFMVQTSYVKALIRIKHEIDNHLAGFAIADKGLPEMEMLMRVNLALQGGTHTKDIKTGIELKPEWLEVLRLAFEESLTDKAIADRMYKSERAVRTYWTKIQDVLGVYPEDCKESGKNMRIQTEIRSREEGLLD